In Episyrphus balteatus chromosome 4, idEpiBalt1.1, whole genome shotgun sequence, the sequence gtttttgatgtgctgagttagaatccgaagtcaaaaaattctatcacgtcagaattttgagatattcgaATTAATGTATcacaaaaacaagttttttttttagaaaatctcaaaaaaaactactatatctcaaaaaccagagctgacagaaattttttgagttcggattcaaaatcagcacactaaagtagaaaagtatacttttgttctagggagaaagatatattaatttttagagatcagtttctttatggttaGAAATGCCAAACCCACTAAACTTAcataaattaagatatctcggagaagaaaagatatattgagaagattgaaactgaatttgaaagaaaaaaataagttcttttataaaccgtaacttaatttttaattacgCTCCACATTTGTGGTTCAATTTGTACGTTATTATTGGATACTAATCATTGAACATAGTTGGCATTTCAAATTTTGGTCTAAGCGGTTCTTAAACTCCTCCTTGATAGACTGTTCAGTTTCGTCTGTTTATTTAGTATTTTAATGTTcaggggtcattccgtaatttttaaaattataatcgAAAAAACGATATTCGTttgagaattttcaaaaatttttcaaatcatgcCTGGTTCAATACATCCTTAGCAGTctatatcaataaaaaagttttttttatattcctaGATGTCCTGTCCATATTTTGTCTAGTCTAGGTGACTTAGTGGTTGCCTTCTACTCCGGTGGCGTAggttcaaataataaaatattccaTAATGATGAATCTGCAGCCTAATAATCCTATCGAATGTATAAGCTCTTAACATTTCATGTTAACTTTACATATAACATATAATAAAACATTCATTCTATTCGCATACTCTGAAACATCATCAAGTCTTTTCTTTATCAAATACATTACATGTGTCGAAAAGTTGCAgagatttcttttttaaatccctTTTCAATCTACATAATGCAGCTCTGCTGCAATTTTCATTTATTAGTATACATAAATACGAAATAAAAAAGTGTTGCTCCTAAATGTTTTGATGAATTATGtatgcaaaatttcaaatttctatccTAATGATTCTTAAGAGTCAAAAAATTCGTTTTGGTTCAATTATTTGGTGAGCGAAAGTGATTTGTTGTTGAccgttaaagttttttttatacctcaGTGACCGTTTAAACTTAAATTCTTTAAACTTTCTACATTTAACATTTACCTTCTAGATATCTTtgtaaaactatcaaataattttatacaaTCTTATTTCTAGGCTTATAGCTACGGTGGAACAACTGCAACCGGTCATGATGccgaaaaagtagaaaaaatggaaaaagtttCCGATCGAGTGATAAAAATTCGTTTCAACGCTGACATAGGTGCGTCGATGAGATGGAACTTTAAACCACAGCAATATGAAATTAAGGTGGCCCCCGGTGAAACGGCATTAGCATTCTATACAGCAAGAAATCCTACAGATCTTCCAGTCATTGGAATTAGTACCTACAATGTGATACCCTTCGAAGCGGGtgcatattttaataaaattcaatgtttttgttttgaagaacAACAATTGAATCCACATGAAGAGGTTTGTTAGAAAATAGTAGTTTAATatgtttcttaaaaattaaaacaaaaaatattaatttaggtGGACATGCCGGTTTTCTTTTACATTGATCCAGAGTTTGTTAGCGAtccaaaaatggaaaatattgatACAATAACGTTATCTTATACTTTCTTTGAAGCTAAAGACGGTTTAAAGCTTTCCATGCCCGCTTATGCTAAAGCCCATTAATTTCATGTAGGAATAAATAAATACTAGtctattgattttcaaaaaaaataaaaaactgttaattatttttttttaataaaataccaactgtaaataaaattaagtatgtTGTTTGCCACAATGTTAACATTCCTTGATCTATTTTACTCTACGGTACATAAATAGAAagctgtaaaaaatatttaatgaaattgaCGGAGCTACATCATTGTTTTCCTATTGCAACAGGAAATAGATTTAAATTTCCCAccagaaaattttaacatttttatgtaCGGCATGGAAAATACAATCgggaaaaaacaaataacagtttttaattataaaaagtatctgtaaaattattgtttttttttagatgccTTGTGCTCAACTCCTGAGATACttacaaaaaaagctttaaattaaaaaacaaagcaCTTTGTGAATTTGTGGAGTTTCAATCTAATCGgttactgtggcgtatgcgcaacATTTTTTGTCAATTGAAGAAAGtgtaaatgaaagaaaaaagttttttttttatacaatttaaaaaaattgctttgtATTTATAACAGTGGTTTATAACAGTTTTAAAAGTTATAAGCTATTCCAAGTTTTGTGCTACATGGGTAAACATGAAAATGAgttaaaagtaaatattttaatatttttgcatGTGTTTGaccaattctttttaaattccTATTTAATAATGTTATATAAGGCTCTTTTAAAGAATGTTGTTAAatacttacttagggtgaccagcgccgtaaggcgaTCCGCTGTGGATtcgggcctcaaccaacaagctaataataattaaatattttactgaaaaaaagagtattaaaattgtaatattagaATTAATTAAGGTTTAATATAGAAATGCGTATTTCGTAATTTTTAAACACTTTTAATTCCTTGGGTTTTCTAcggcaaatacaaaaaataatttaaataatctaTTTAATTCGATGGGAAGCACCGTCAAAAATACATATAAgcttgaatatttatttttcagaaaaagatAAACCAGTCTCAAGTAATTTTGGGAAGTAATAATATCCCaaaggaattttgtttttggtttgcaCACGAGAAAGGGTTAGTTTCACAGTCGAGTAAGTGACACGGTAATGGCACGATATTGGAAACTTAAGTGTATGATACCTTTGAGCAATAGCGTTAACGAAAAATTAGAGGAATATAATACATAGGATATCAAAGTTAATTTTGTaaagtaaaatttcaaattaagagGTTTTGCATATTTAGTTGCAAAAACCCTGTCGGAAAGTGAGGAAATAAAGACAACATCGGTATTGTTTCATTAAAGGGCAAAACATTAATATAGGTGTATAGTTAATCAATATAATAGCGCATCCTGATTATACAAAATTGTTcctcttttgaaaaataaatacaaaaaaatagtcatAATTTACCTTGAGCTTATTACTCAAGGTATTGTTTGCTTTTACTTTCAATGTAGCTAATAATCATATTGAGAGTTCTGAGAACAAAGAAGTAAACAACTTTAAACCTCCGTTGATAAGAATATGTCACCTTATGTTATCAGCATCAAAGAATAAATTGtttatagtaaaataaattccccttccaaaaaaaaagaaaagaaatgaatagatgaacaaataaaaataattatcctaatatttttaaataccaaaaatataaaaagaaaacaaaaggcTTTTTTTGTAGTATATTTTAAGAAGTACATTCatcacttcaaaattgtattttgtttactttgcTCAAGTTTCGCCAATTTTAAAGGTACTTTTTAAAAGATCTAGTGTGAATCCCAAATCTACATATATAAGATCTTGCAAAAATATGTAcacgatttgttttttcttcggGTTATCTCATGTCTGTGAAATTTATTGGCATCCGATTTGAAAATAAAGCGCATCATTTTCTTAggggaattttatattttttaaaaatgataacaAATTGAGTATAAAAAACAGCTTATAACAAAATTTAGACATCAGTTTAGTTTCAAATCTTCAAATCTAAAGAACATTTCagtcaaaactttaaaaaatggcaacagcaaaaatcattattttctgTGCAATTATTTCGGTGGCTGTGTGCTTCACTATTCCCGCTGAACAACAAATCGATGATGGTCTGAGAGAAATTTCTGATATTGTAAGttaaatc encodes:
- the LOC129919449 gene encoding cytochrome c oxidase assembly protein COX11, mitochondrial is translated as MFKLATRLRQKVFNSVVNLHKTRTNLLTNVREKSSSSSSTQKKDIKSTLYYVTAGGVLIVGFSYAAVPLYRMFCQAYSYGGTTATGHDAEKVEKMEKVSDRVIKIRFNADIGASMRWNFKPQQYEIKVAPGETALAFYTARNPTDLPVIGISTYNVIPFEAGAYFNKIQCFCFEEQQLNPHEEVDMPVFFYIDPEFVSDPKMENIDTITLSYTFFEAKDGLKLSMPAYAKAH